A portion of the Bombus terrestris chromosome 3, iyBomTerr1.2, whole genome shotgun sequence genome contains these proteins:
- the LOC100649724 gene encoding uncharacterized protein LOC100649724 isoform X5: MSNPYRARPTRSRINHSLGYGTHNQNIWNPMSRVPPEVSSNDSVQHQPPLLNQPKQSNDPWNNSWNWDFDKQADNQQQQPLQSEQQQQHYVPSYANQGQLIPNSIQDHYYQSVNGNKNDLLNQNLTSDRNIPGTVANRPPIPNHTDSFTSYSNYNRYQQYPPPPPPRTNSIKSGSMNFDQPQWAGDQQSQNVSYLQKSGVQNQKEQASRPTLVGSNYNWMKSNQTNVMTPQNWQKPAAVSGHWQDPKMDKEAQNFDDIGNQYTPPIQQTRSSQHLLPSTENKEYSINDTNDANNWSNQVHMSSQWNAQNRESAIPNQSQQVTQAYNANDEFNSWPQKNTEVSQSWKKTNDNNATQWLHEQQENNNLIEESVKQEVTGAVATNDWQQNRTIPSHHIHSNIIPAVDPNIEHEERKRSAPSLISSSVSSKDSNTQIKTNIAKSYPSDSRLNMSATPETISTVASSENISVQENNDFNLANDATERGKSNSTEELPIKLEQLNLGTKVNKNVESQNELKEAQSVNPQNAISNNGVTPDNISGLPLECAVLGTENAHSNDNQNLISQDHTALNPYQMSNIKSSDNIAQSGYDQWYSQDTLPLSSENTLYSKDNVRPPKEWSIEQNVENYENIQQPSEFINLEVVTPSLQERDIYGSRDSINKETLDNDPKPVPNSAKEVASTRDFRQEISNIEVPSVQQSTRSHSLLQAEQVPDNYEFASNDRNTFLETGELTDSHQEHEPSPPSQDDENDEVPNDIPFLREVPGQSSSIDPRRNDPTGQEQYVQTGQRLSDPRRNDPSGQEQGLQLRNMSERSERRDVPPGQERNVPLLSRSDSDTMERRNDPSGRERSLPPQQSRNDPSGEERYQSQPQIMLEPSETREIPGRGNESEDPVQQTEENLRQIPGGASSNEVTQSPDDRSNGRVVTGSQEGPVIGSAIQDQTSDSRNKREEAVGASIRESQGIPSASNRRDSYEDEDDEGGSGNSRDDSRERRRDSSSERRRYEYERKSAYYDREREYDDDYYYDRRRGGENDRTYNTRDEFDRREIPYREDDRKHHSRDDLDRHSREEVDRRGRPKEDLDDRDIRRRPDDRRKDRVDDGIRRRERDIRDYDLRYSRDRDYLDRDRRRDDRRPRRYDDYDIRDPYRREYYDDPYSRGSRPSSRSSYNDRDREYYMRSRDPYYPYNGYPGYDYGVHYASNYYAYIENLRRTNPAAYSEWYHKYYANQHQQQHISRGVVNYPEDRASVHSGRSSCDERTTGDKRTLADISMLEDSTTTSARMTPTKFSISHVYGCFSIGSLIHVHPAYPSDGERAKVDIFRLDNLLSHDPVARDLRAYPGPLIKQVGVTHKKTIIEYCENKIKRAASNEEMVDRASYILLYELMIMLIQQNGNVVGVDIAALLLRNKDAYPYDVNKQKSQDSGRRESIISQRSGASVGDSVQGSQDGATTSEKVESKPRKSTEQMTDEFRNTLLYGLVQEALEYAMNEGLWGHALFLASKLDKRTHASVMTRFANSLPYHDPLQTLYQLHSGRVPAVVTGISDPRWDDWRPHLAMIISNTSANPEINRRSITTLGDTLSARGDIYAAHFCYVLAQVDFGTYGASNIKLVLIGANHQKAYNVFFSTEAVMLTEIYEYARNLSEPGFTLVDLQTFKFDLAVKMVDHGLIEKALLYIEQIAVNIFNEPSKYKKSFINAVYNLGDRIRYHDPVYKDSIDEATTLTWFNNLAEIVGKCHEGEITENEVCVPQAKQESYNSIQNQEVHEMKQQQQWNTIQPEYREGPTSMMEAATTDTQSEWQPLSLPSNIPDTYDQSMQYTRNNEESCQYQQPQQQDYWTQDSYYQNNYGRNDSTITNWQQSTYSPEQSDIDNSQQQEKWNYKTEREEQTPTLESSQPAISMTPSTKKQYDPLEELDALETPKPASKPAASAKKASEKPVEKKPSNSGGSWFGGLFSKLAPKPRNQMILPDDSNPTIVWDPVAKKWMNKDEDGDSNSATIAPPPKASDMGFRSPVPEQASQPPSQADDTSVNKFKLPRGRSMRANYIDVMNPGGSKNNAVPSSIPTPVTSPMVPMATSSPQLFIPAPVNDPSAPVDFLTSTEATAAVPTNVPENTSQGFSRWSSTSSLSREVQSYTMRDPRFLPQNKKMMIFRDQ; the protein is encoded by the exons ATGAGT AATCCTTATAGAGCCAGACCAACTAGGTCTAGAATAAATCACAGCTTAGGCTATGGAACTCATAATCAAAATATATGGAATCCAATGTCTAGAGTACCACCTGAAGTATCGTCAAATGATTCTGTTCAACATCAACCACCACTTCTGAATCAGCCAAAACAGTCAAACGATCCTTGGAATAATTCATGGAATTGGGATTTTGACAAACAGGCAGAtaatcaacaacagcaaccgcTACAGTCagaacaacagcaacagcattATGTACCTTCTTATGCCAATCAAGGGCAGTTGATACCTAATTCCATTCAAGATCATTATTATCAAAGTGTTAACGGTAATAAGAATGATCTGCTCAATCAGAATTTGACATCAGACAGAAATATACCAGGGACAGTTGCTAATAGGCCACCAATTCCTAATCATACAGACTCTTTCACGtcttattcaaattataatcgATATCAGCAAtatccaccaccaccaccacctcgAACAAATTCTATTAAATCTGGATCTATGAATTTCGATCAACCACAATGGGCAGGTGATCAACAatctcaaaatgtttcatatttacaaaaGTCAGGTGTACAAAATCAAAAAGAGCAAGCATCACGTCCTACTTTAGTTGGTAGCAATTATAATTGGATGAAGTCTAATCAAACAAATGTAATGACCCCACAAAATTGGCAAAAACCAGCTGCTGTATCAGGACATTGGCAGGATCCAAAAATGGACAAAGAGGCACAAAATTTTGATGATATAGGTAATCAATATACACCACCAATACAACAAACTAGATCAAGCCAGCACCTTCTACCTTCTactgaaaataaagaatattctaTAAATGATACGAATGATGCAAATAATTGGTCCAATCAAGTTCATATGTCTTCACAATGGAATGCTCAGAACCGCGAATCTGCAATACCTAATCAAAGTCAGCAAGTAACACAAGCTTACAATGCTAATGATGAATTTAATTCTTGGCCTCAAAAAAATACTGAAGTCTCACAATCTTGGAAAAAGACCAATGACAATAATGCAACTCAGTGGTTACATGAACAacaggaaaataataatttaatagaagAAAGTGTTAAACAGGAAGTCACTGGTGCAGTTGCTACAAATGATTGGCAACAAAATCGTACAATACCATCTCATCATATTCATTCTAATATTATTCCAGCAGTAGATCCAAATATAGAACATGAAGAAAGAAAACGGTCTGCTCCTTCATTAATTTCAAGTTCTGTCAGCTCTAAAGATTCTAATACACAGATAAAAACAAATATTGCTAAATCATATCCATCCGACTCCCGGCTTAATATGTCTGCTACTCCTGAAACTATATCAACTGTTGCAAGTTCTGAAAATATTTCTGTGCAAGAGAACAATGATTTTAATTTAGCAAATGATGCAACAGAACGGGGTAAAAGTAATTCAACTGAAGAGTTGCCTATAAAATTAGAACAGTTAAATCTTGGtactaaagtaaataaaaatgttgaaagtCAAAATGAGTTGAAGGAAGCACAATCTGTTAATCCTCAAAATGCGATTTCCAATAATGGTGTTACACCTGATAATATATCTGGATTGCCTTTAGAATGTGCTGTACTCGGTACAGAAAATGCTCATTCCAATGATAATCAAAATCTTATTAGTCAAGATCATACAGCGCTTAATCCGTATCAAATGTCAAACATTAAGTCTTCAGACAATATAGCACAAAGTGGATATGATCAATGGTATAGCCAAGATACATTGCCACTTTCCTCAGAAAATACATTGTATTCGAAAGATAATGTTCGTCCACCAAAAGAATGGAGTATAGAACAAAATGTAGAGAACTATGAAAATATCCAACAGCCTtcagaatttataaatttagaagTAGTCACGCCATCATTACAAGAACGAGATATATATGGCTCAAGAGATTCTATAAATAAGGAAACTTTAGATAATGATCCTAAACCAGTTCCAAATTCTGCCAAGGAGGTAGCCAGTACACGTGATTTTAGACAAGAAATAAGTAATATTGAAGTACCCTCTGTACAGCAGTCCACACGATCTCATTCCCTTCTTCAGGCAGAACAG gtGCCAGATAATTACGAGTTCGCATCAAACGATAGAAATACTTTTCTGGAAACCGGAGAATTAACCGATTCTCATCAAGAACATGAACCGAGTCCACCAAGTCAAGATGATGAAAATGACGAAGTGCCTAATGACATTCCCTTTTTACGCGAAGTACCGGGGCAATCAAGTTCCATAGATCCACGTAGAAATGATCCAACCGGGCAAGAACAATATGTTCAGACTGGTCAAAGATTGTCTGATCCAAGAAGAAATGATCCGTCTGGTCAAGAGCAAGGTCTTCAGTTAAGGAATATGTCTGAAAGATCAGAAAGGCGCGATGTTCCTCCTGGACAAGAAAGAAATGTTCCTTTACTCTCACGATCAGATTCCGACACGATGGAACGGCGGAACGATCCATCTGGCAGAGAACGGTCTCTGCCTCCGCAACAATCACGAAATGATCCATCTGGAGAAGAAAGATATCAGTCACAACCCCAAATTATGTTAGAACCAAGTGAGACACGGGAAATACCTGGAAGAGGTAATGAATCTGAAGATCCTGTTCAGCAGACTGAAGAAAACCTTAGACAAATACCGGGCGGTGCATCTTCCAACGAAGTTACTCAGTCACCGGATGACAGATCTAATGGAAGAGTAGTTACAGGCTCTCAAGAAGGTCCTGTTATAGGCT CTGCAATACAGGATCAGACCAGTGACTCAAGAAACAAACGCGAGGAAGCTGTTGGCGCATCAATACGCGAAAGTCAAGGAATTCCTAGTGCATCGAATCGTAGAGATTCGTATGAAGATGAGGATGATGAAGGAGGATCCGGAAATAGTAGAGATGATAGCAGAGAAAGACGGCGTGACAGTAGCTCGGAACGCCGAAGATACGAATACGAACGAAAAAGCGCGTA TTACGATCGTGAGCGGGAATATGATGATGATTATTATTACGATCGCCGTCGTGGAGGAGAAAACGATCGAACATATAATACTCGCGATGAATTCGATCGTCGAGAAATTCCTTATCGAGAAGATGATCGCAAGCATCATAGTCGAGACGATCTAGATAGGCATTCAAGAGAAGAGGTTGATAGAAGAGGCAGACCTAAAGAAGATCTAGATGATAGAGACATTAGAAGAAGACCTGACGATCGCAGAAAAGATAGGGTTGATGATGGAATACGACGCAGGGAAAGAGATATTAGAGACTATGATTTACGATATTCTAGAGATCGCGATTATCTTGACCGTGACAGAAGAAGAGACGATAGACGACCAAGACGATACGATGATTACGATATAAGAGATCCATATAGGAGAGAATATTATGACGATCCTTATAGTAGAGG ATCCAGACCATCCAGTAGATCCTCCTATAATGATAGAGATCGAGAGTATTACATGCGATCGAGAGATCCGTATTATCCTTATAAtg GATATCCTGGATACGATTATGGTGTTCATTATGCCAGTAACTATTATGCATACATTGAAAATTTGCGACGTACAAATCCTGCTGCTTATTCGGAATGGTATCATAAATATTATGCTAATCAACATCAACAACAACACATTTCTCGTGGTGTTGTTAATTATCCTGAAGACAGAGCAAGTGTCCATTCTGGACGCAGTTCTTGCGACGAAAG aacAACTGGTGATAAACGAACTTTAGCTGATATATCTATGCTTGAAGATTCAACAACTACCTCTGCACGTATGACACCAACTAAGTTCTCTATTTCACATGTATATG gATGTTTCTCTATTGGATCATTGATACATGTGCATCCAGCTTATCCATCTGATGGTGAAAGAGCCAAAGTAGACATTTTTAGATTGGACAATCTACTTTCACATGATCCAGTAGCACGCGATTTACGTGCCTATCCTGGTCCCCTAATTAAGCAAGT GGGTGTGACTCATAAAAAGACCATTATCGAATATTgtgagaataaaattaaaagggCAGCGTCAAACGAAGAGATGGTTGATCGTGCTTCATACATACTTTTATATGAACTAATGATTATGTTGATTCAACAAAATGGa AATGTTGTCGGCGTTGATATAGCAGCATTGTTACTCAGAAATAAAGATGCATATCCTTACGATGTAAATAAGCAAAAGTCGCAGGATTCAGGAAGAAGAGAATCGATAATATCTCAAAGATCGGGAGCCTCAGTTGGAGATAGTGTTCAAGGCAGTCAAGATGGTGCAACGACATCCGAAAAAGTCGAAAGTAAGCCACGGAAAAGCACTGAACAAATGACAGACGAATTTAGAAATACGTTACTTTATGGATTAGTCCAAGAAGCAttag aaTATGCAATGAACGAAGGTCTTTGGGGGCATGCACTCTTCTTAGCTAGCAAATTGGATAAACGTACGCATGCATCTGTAATGACACGTTTTGCTAATAGTTTACCGTATCACGATCCATTGCAAACTTTATATCAACTTCATTCTGGCCGTGTGCCAGCTGTTGTTACTGGTATATCGGATCCTCGATGGGATGACTGGAGACCTCATTTAGCAATGATTATATCCAACACATCTGCTAATCCAGAAATTAATCGTCGTTCAATTACAACTCTCGGTGATACACTTTCTGCACGAGGAGATATTTATGCAGCGCATTTCTGTTACGTACTTGCACAAGTTGATTTTGGTACCTATGGAGCAAGTAATATAAAACTTGTACTGATCGGTGCAAACCATCAGAAAGCATACAATGTATTTTTCTCAACGGAAGCCGTTATGCTCACGGAAATATACGAATATGCCAGAAATCTTAGTGAACCAGGTTTTACATTAGTAGATCTACAAACCTTTAAGTTCGACTTGGCAGTAAAAATGGTAGATCATGGATTAATAGAGAAAGCTTTACTATATATAGAACAAATTGCAGTAAACATTTTTAACGAGCCATCGAAGTACAAAAAGTCGTTTATTAATGCGGTGTATAATTTAGGAGACAGGATTAGGTATCATGATCCTGTCTATAAAGATTCTATCGATGAAGCTACAACTTTAACTTGGTTCAATAATCTAGCTGAAATCGTTGGTAAATGCCAT GAGGGAGAAATTACCGAAAATGAAGTTTGCGTTCCTCAAGCAAAACAAGAATCGTATAACAGTATACAAAATCAAGAAGTGCATGAGATGAAACAACAACAGCAGTGGAACACGATTCAACCCGAATACAGAGAAGGTCCAACGTCGATGATGGAAGCAGCCACGACTGATACACAGTCAGAATGGCAGCCATTATCTCTACCGTCGAATATACCGGATACATATGACCAAAGTATGCAGTATACGAGAAATAACGAAGAATCTTGTCAATATCAACAACCTCAACAGCAAGATTATTGGACTCAAGACTCTTATTATCAAAACAATTATGGAAGAAATGATAGTACCATCACAAATTGGCAACAATCGACATATTCTCCAGAACAAAGTGATATTGACAACTCTCAACAGCAAGAAAAATGGAACTATAAG ACGGAAAGAGAAGAACAAACACCTACCCTTGAA TCATCGCAACCGGCAATTTCGATGACACCGTCAACGAAAAAACAGTACGATCCATTGGAAGAATTGGATGCCCTCGAGACTCCGAAACCAGCCTCGAAACCTGCAGCTTCAGCTAAAAAAGCATCAGAAAAACCAGTCGAAAAGAAGCCTTCTAACAGCGGAGGTTCTTGGTTTGGCGGCCTCTTCAGCAAACTTGCTCCAAAACCAAGGAACCAGATGATTCTTCCAGATGACAGTAACCCGACG ATCGTTTGGGATCCGGTTGCTAAAAAATGGATGAATAAAGACGAAGACGGAGATAGTAATTCGGCTACAATAGCTCCCCCTCCGAAAGCTTCTGACATGGGATTTAGATCACCTGTGCCTGAACAAGCTTCTCAACCACCTTCGCAGGCAGATGACACCTCTGTGAACAAATTTAAATTACCCAGAGGTAGAAGTATGCGTGCTAATTATATAGATGTAATGAATCCAGGTGGTTCAAAAAATAACGCAGTACCTTCAAGTATACCAACCCCAGTAACATCTCCAATGGTACCTATGGCTACGTCATCACCTCAGCTATTCATCCCTGCTCCAG ttaaCGATCCAAGTGCTCCTGTAGACTTCTTAACTTCAACGGAAGCAACAGCAGCCGTACCTACGAACGTTCCTGAGAATACATCTCAAGGG TTCTCTCGATGGAGCTCAACCAGCTCGTTATCGCGAGAGGTGCAGAGCTACACTATGAGGGATCCGCGTTTTCTCCCACAGAACAAG aaaatgatGATCTTTAGGGACCAATGA